A single window of Paenibacillus sp. SYP-B4298 DNA harbors:
- a CDS encoding aldose epimerase family protein: MSNYSITKLENGFTIYELSESSTSSSVRICPERGGIAISLVLHGKELFYLDEATFLDREANIRGGNPILFPICGQLTDAQYEWNGVIYPMKNHGVARIKPWEVAGSSTDGQASLTLILRSDAQTLASYPFEFELEFTYILKDGKLRLEQQYRNHSNSAMPVYAGFHPYFATTGKAVRYETDATSYLDYNDMETKPIEGAIDLAGKVESLTLLDAKSREIAFPLDDSTRVRMAYSDVFQYVVLWSVEGKPFICVEPWMAKTHELNRKEELPLIEPGATLEAWLEIGREA, encoded by the coding sequence ATGTCCAACTACAGCATAACGAAGCTGGAGAACGGCTTCACGATATACGAATTATCGGAGAGCAGCACCTCATCCTCGGTGCGCATCTGTCCTGAGCGCGGGGGGATTGCTATCAGCCTTGTACTGCACGGCAAGGAGCTGTTCTATCTGGATGAAGCCACCTTCCTTGACCGCGAGGCTAACATTCGTGGGGGCAACCCGATTCTGTTCCCGATCTGCGGCCAGTTGACTGATGCGCAATATGAATGGAACGGCGTCATCTATCCGATGAAAAACCACGGCGTCGCCCGAATTAAGCCATGGGAGGTTGCAGGCAGCAGCACCGACGGACAAGCCAGCCTGACCTTGATTCTGCGCAGCGATGCCCAGACATTAGCCTCTTACCCATTCGAGTTCGAACTGGAGTTTACGTATATTCTGAAGGATGGCAAGCTGCGGCTGGAGCAGCAATACCGCAATCACTCGAACAGCGCGATGCCCGTCTATGCCGGCTTCCATCCCTACTTTGCCACCACGGGCAAGGCCGTTCGCTACGAGACAGATGCCACCTCCTACCTCGACTACAACGACATGGAGACCAAGCCAATCGAAGGAGCTATCGACCTTGCCGGCAAGGTCGAGTCGCTCACACTGCTAGATGCCAAGTCGAGGGAAATCGCCTTCCCGCTGGACGACTCCACCCGTGTCCGTATGGCCTACAGCGATGTGTTCCAGTATGTCGTGCTCTGGTCTGTGGAGGGTAAGCCGTTCATCTGTGTCGAGCCTTGGATGGCGAAGACGCATGAGCTGAACCGCAAGGAAGAGCTGCCGCTTATTGAACCGGGCGCGACGCTGGAGGCCTGGCTGGAGATAGGGCGCGAGGCTTGA